ACTTCCATGATCACGACGTCCCATAATCTCATGGTTACCAATGCAAGTAAACATCGGCGCATATTGAATGATTTCACCGCCTGTATAGATTGTCTTGACTCCGTTGCTGTTCATTTCATAGTTAGCACGACCTTGCAAACAAGGAAAGAAAGCACCGCCACGATGATCATCAAACCATTCTGAGGCGCGATCAGGAGTATTGACCAAATCACCAGCGAACCAAACCGCATCGACTCGTCCAACTGTCTCCACCACCTTTTGCAAATTGGCTGCAACCATTGGCTTGATTTGATGGTCAGAAGTTAGCAGAATTTTCAGTGATTTACCAGGACTAGGTTTGGATGCAAGGGTAAACATATTGCTACTAACGCTTTCGCCATCTTCCCGCACACTCGTGACACGGTAAGAAACTCGCGTGTCACGAGTCAAATTAGTAATCTCAGCCTCGTGTCGCCAAATATCACGCTGGACAGGATGTTGATAAACCTGTCCGTCTTGAGTTTGGTTTTCTAAGCGTGAATTTTGGTCTTCGCGTGTGCGCCTGAGTTGGGTAGTTGTGGCAATAGCAGTTTGTGCTAAATTCTCACCGTAGGTAACTATGTGTCCATAACCAGCAAACTCGGTAAACCACACGACTCGCACTGAAGTTGCTGTAGGTAGTTGCACAAACGGATCGGTCAGTAACTGTGGTGGTGATGTCATATGTTTGCTCAGATAAACACACGTTTATCAGGTTAAGCGATCTAAGTGAAAGTTAGGTTAAGCATTGAGTTTACAATCAACCTGTTATCAGTTATCAGTTATCTGGTAGGAAACGGACTCGTCCACCCCTTGTTTACTGTTCACTGTTCACTGTTTTAATATACGTCTGTGGTCTGATGCTATTCGGCAGATCATAAATTTATAAATGAGGTGGTTGAGAAAAAGCCGTATCATTACAAGCGTCATCTAGTTAGTGAGTAAATTATCTGCGTGCAACATGAGAAAAGTAGCACACTCCAAAAACTGGCTTCAGCAAAGCCGTTATAGTAATCGCGGAAGTGCTTACTTGTTTGCACCGATGGTTAATTTTAACGTCATGGCAGAAGTTGGAGACACTCCACCTTAATATTTATTAGTTGCACTTGAATAAAAATACCAAGAGAAATTCAACAACAATTGTATTTTTACGTAGGTAAGTGGAAAATCAATTTATCCTACAGGTGGGAAATAGCAGGAAAAAGTTGTGTTGAAGAAACAGTTGATTTAACTGTAGTTCTTAGGTAAAAATTACCAGTTATCAGCAGGAACTAACCTCAAAGAAAATAATTCTATGGGGAATGATGTAAAAATCCTTATTTTTACATTCTCTGAGAAAGAAAACATTAGCCTATTTAGACGGTTTGATGGTTTATACTTCCACAAAGTTAATGTAAGGCTTTTGAACTAACTCAGAGAAAATACTACTTGTTTATCTACCTAATATAAAACTATTACAAGTTGGTCTTGTAAATCTACACAACATAAATTGTGTAGCGCCAAAAAAGTATATATGGTGCATCTAACTTGAGTATTTTACAGTACCTGTACTCAAGAGTTTCCACATAACTCAAATTCAAATATGAAGCAAGTATGAGGAGTTTTTCATGTACCTCTCAATTTGCTCAATGCAATGATAAATTATCACTAAGAGTGGAAACGCAAAGTCAGGAAATACGGTTTTCAATCACACCATGCCAACTCAATACTTGTCAATAAACTTTACACAAGGATAATGTATTTATTATGAAGATAGAGCAATTATTCTCAAAATCACAGCGCTTTCAAGAACTTTTATTTCTTAGTTTAGTAGGCGCTCTACCCACAATTCTTTTAGGTCCAAAATTGCGTAATATACTCTACCGAAGTCTTTTTGCCCGTATGGGTAAAACAGTTTTTATTCAAGAGGGTGTTGAATTTATAAAAGCTTCTTGTATTGAAGTAGGTGATGGAGTGTTTCTTTTTAAAGGTGCTCGTATAGATGCACGAGGACACGAAAACAATAGAATATATTTAAACGATAAAGTAGCCATTGAGCGTAATGTTAGTATTGGGTGTTTGGAGGATTCATATATAGAGATTGATCAAGAGACCTTCATTGGTCCTGGCGTTTGTATCGCTGGACCTGGAGACATTAAAATAGGTAAACGGTGTCTGATCGCAGCAAATGCTGGAATATATGCAAATAATCATAATTTTGTAGACCCCATTGAGCCAATTAAATATCAAGGTATTACCTGCAAAGGAATTGTGATAGAGGATGACTGCTGGCTAGGACATGGTGTCGTAGTCTTAGACGGAGTCACTATCGGTGAGGGTAGTGTTATTGGTGCAGGAGCAGTTGTAACCAAAGATATTCCTCCGTTCTCAGTTGCTGTGGGAGTCCCGGCGAAAGTGATTAAAAGCCGCACCCGCAAACAATTGCTCAATATCACAGAGTAAAAAATAGGAGCGACTATCAGGCTTTTTGTTAATTGCAAAACTTGATAGTCAAGTATTCATTGTCTAAAATGAAGTGGCATTGTTATCAATTGATGACAAAATAGTTAATTTTTGAAAAAAAATATGTGATTTTTTTAACAAAATTCTATATATTTTAATATAAACATTATAACTCCCATCGCCGAAAGCTCAAAATATAGGATTTTAGCCTAAAGTAAGCTGTTTTCTAAAGAATTCCTTTCTTCAGGGTTTACCCATTTACAAGGGTTCCACCTGAAAACCCCAGAGATGTACAGATACAAAAATATGGTATAACCTGTAGAATTTCTAACGTTACAATTTGAAAAAAATCATTACGTTAAATTCCATGAACTCTTCCACAAACCAGGTTTATCCCGTTATTTGGCATAACAACTCGGTCTCACTGATTGACCAAACCCGTTTACCTAACGAGTATGCTTTTGTAGAAATCCATCGCTGCTCAGATATGGCGCAGGCAATTAAAACTATGATTGTACGAGGTGCACCTGCAATTGGCGTGGCTGCAGCATATGGAATGTATCTTGGGGCACGGGAAATTGAAACTAGCGATCGCAATCAATTTTTGAACCAATTGGACAAAGTAGCCCAACTGCTACGTACCACTCGTCCGACAGCAGTCAATTTATTTTGGGCAATTTCACGAATGCTGAAAACCGCCTACGAAACTTTTGGAACAGTAGAAGACATTAAACAAACCCTACTGAATACAGCCCGATCTATCAACGCGGAAGATTTGCAAACCTGCTATGCGATTGGCGACAATGGCTTGAAAGTCTTACCTCAAACTCCAGAAAAACTCACAATTCTAACCCATTGTAACGCTGGAGCATTAGCAACCGCAGGTTACGGAACTGCTTTGGGTGTCGTGCGTTCTGTTTTTCGAGAAGGGCGTTTAGCGCGGGTGTTCGCGGACGAAACTCGTCCTCGCTTGCAAGGTGCAAAACTGACGGCATGGGAATGTGTCCAAGAAGGCATCCCTGTTACGCTCATTACTGACAGTATGGCAGCTCACTGCATGAAGGAGGGTTTGATTGATATCGTTGTTGTTGGTGCTGATAGAATTGCTGCTAACGGAGACACCGCAAACAAAATTGGTACGTATAGTTTAGCACTCGTTGCTAAAGCACATAACATTCCTTTCTATGTTGCTGCACCCCTTTCCACCGTTGATTTTTCTTTATCCCACGGTAATGAAATTCCAATTGAGGAGCGTAATCCAGAGGAAATCTACCAAATTGGCGACACTATTATTACACCAACTGGGGCAGAATTTTATAACCCAGCTTTTGATGTCACACCAGCCCAGTTGATTACAGGAATCATCACAGAAAATGGGGTGTTTGCTCCAGGGGAATTAACAAAATCCCGAATCAAGCAATTTGCTTAAGTGCAATTGCCCTTAAGGAGAACTCAAAACCAGAACTCAGAATAACTATAACAAAGCTCAAACTGTGTGTCCTTGTAGATGTAATCATTCTGAGTTCTGTATTCTGCATTCTGACTCCTTTGACTTTTTTGTCCCTTGTAACTAATAAATAAGGACTAATGACTAATTCCAAGCAGGGTGAGATAGTAAAGAAGCAATCACTCGCACTCCACGTAGTTGGTTGGATAAAGGTAGATGACCTCTCGGAGCGCTTAAATCCCAAGTGAACTCGTTAGGGTAACGCGTCCAGTTATTGCCTTTTTTCCAACCAATTTTTTCCCAAAGATTCTCCCAGTTTTTACCCAGACTCAACCAAATTTCTCGCTGTACGGTAAAGCCAAACTTTCCTTCCGAGTGGACTAACCACAGACTGTTGATGGTCTTTAAGTCAGTGGCTGGGAAATTTCCTACTTCAGTAAAATATAACCATTTTCTTTGCACCGCTGCGCCTCCTGTAAGTTCACACATTTTTTGTAGAGTCATGCGATCGGCTGCTTGAAAGTCAGAAGCTGCAAGTAATTGTTGTACAGAACTGTAATCAATGCCACATTCTGATGTCAGAGGTACGATCCCATTCGGGAAATAAGCTTGCAAAAAATCTTTTGCCTTGGATGAATCAGAGTTATAAAGAACCTGGTATACTTTCCCATCCACCCAAGTTGCAGGATTTTCTTTACGTCCAAATAAAAATTCCATCAGGACATCTAAGCCTGTATCTCCCAGGTTAGCTAATTGTGGGATCACCTGCTGTTGGGTGTTAGTAGACCCAGAGACCAACGGTTGGCGGAGGGAGTCGATGTTACTATGAGTGCCTGATACAATCAATGGGTCTGTCATGCTATTACTCGCGGAATGCAGTTGGTGAACAAGCTACTGGCTATCAGGTCTTGTGGACGGGCGTTGCACTGATAGCGAAGAGTAGTTTACAGGAAATCGCAAAGAATGCCCACTCATTACTTTACTTTGGTTATCCGTGACTACGAAATAAGGACGCTTTTAACGAATAAATTCACAATTGATTTGGGTTTGCTATATATTCAAAGAGTATACTAATAAAGCGTCTAGGCTTAAAGAATAGCGACGGTTTGAAGAAATCCCACGCAAGAGTGCCCACGATGCAAACAGGGGAAAGAAAACTCTGCGCCTCATAAACTTCACACATCTATCAAAACAAGACACAGCAAAATCTACTAGCCTTCCAGACATGAGTTTTTCTCCTTTGAGTTCATCCCCCAAAGGGTACTATGTTGCAGCGTAGCCATCAGGAGTGTTTGATGTACGACAAAATTACCCCGCCCACAACCGGAGCAAAAATTACCTTCAAGAATGGAGAGCCAATTGTTCCGGACAACCCAATTATCCCTTTTATTCGAGGTGACGGCACGGGGATTGATATTTGGCCCGCTACCGAGAAAGTCCTTGATGCTGCAGTGGAAACGGCATACAAGGGTAAGCGGAAGATAAGTTGGTTTAAGATTTATGCCGGAGATGAGGCTTGTGAATTATACGGTACATATCAATATTTACCCCAAGATACTCAAACGGCAATTAAAGAGTATGGTGTTGCTATAAAAGGACCTTTGACAACTCCTGTCGGGGGTGGTATCCGGTCTCTCAATGTAGCTCTGCGGCAAATTTTTGACCTCTATGCCTGCGTACGTCCTTGCCGCTATTATGCAGGTACGCCCTCACCTCATAAAAATCCAGAAAAACTTGATGTCATTGTCTACCGGGAAAATACGGAAGATATTTATTTGGGGATTGAGTGGCGACAAGGTGATGAAATTGGCGCTCGCCTGATTTCTATGCTCAACAACGAGCTTATTCCCGCAACACCAGAACACGGTAAAAAGAGAATTCCTTTAGACTCAGGCATTGGCATCAAACCCATCAGCAAAAAGGGTTCTCAGCGCTTGGTACGACGTGCCATCAAACACGCCTTGCAACTCCCTAAAAATAAGCAACAGGTGACTTTGGTGCACAAAGGCAACATCATGAAGTACACTGAAGGCGCTTTCCGCGATTGGGGTTACGAGTTGGCAACGACCGAGTTTCGCAATGAGACCATTACCGAAAGAGAATCTTGGATTTTGAGTAACAAGGAGAAGAACGCCAATATCTCCTTAGAAGAAAACGCCCAAATGATAGATCCTGGATTTAACGCCCTGACCAAAGAAAAGCAAGCTCAAATTGTCAAGGAAGTTGAAACAGTTCTTAACTCAATTTGGGAAACTCACGGTAATGGCAAGTGGAAAGATAAAATAATGGTCAATGACCGCATTGCCGATAGTATTTTCCAACAAATTCAAACTCGCCCCGATGAGTATTCCATTCTGGCAACAATGAACTTGAATGGCGATTACTTGTCTGATGCAGCAGCTGCTATTGTTGGCGGACTGGGAATGGGACCAGGGGCAAATATCGGCGATGCATGTGCCATTTTTGAAGCCACCCACGGTACAGCACCCAAACACGCAGGGTTAGACAAAATAAACCCCGGTTCAGTGATTTTATCTGGTGTGATGATGCTGGAGTTTATGGGTTGGCAAGAAGCGGCTGATTTGATTAAGAAAGGCTTAGGCGATGCGATCGCTAACAGTCAAGTTACCTACGACTTAGCAAGGTTGCTAGAACCCCCAGTCGAACCCTTAAAGTGTTCTGAATTCGCGGACGCAATCATTAAACATTTTAGTTAGGGGATAGTTAGTAAAATTTTGCTTTTTAGCCCCTTCTCCGTTCATGGAGAGGGGGTTTAAGTTTTTCATAGGTACTTAATATGGCTATAAGCTGCCACAAGCCTCCTCTTATAAGCTACTCTTTTCCTAACCGCATATTAGCTAAAAATTGACCTCAGAGGACGCAGAGAAAATAACGCTAGTGATCATAGCTTTCGAGATTTTGAAAATCGGCAATTAGATCTGTCACCCAAGACATTTTTCGTGCGTTACGCTAACCTGCAAGCTAAGGCTCACTGGCAACTCACACAAAAAAGTTATTTATGACCTTTGAGAGCCTTTCTAAAGT
This portion of the Brasilonema sennae CENA114 genome encodes:
- a CDS encoding GUN4 domain-containing protein, which produces MTDPLIVSGTHSNIDSLRQPLVSGSTNTQQQVIPQLANLGDTGLDVLMEFLFGRKENPATWVDGKVYQVLYNSDSSKAKDFLQAYFPNGIVPLTSECGIDYSSVQQLLAASDFQAADRMTLQKMCELTGGAAVQRKWLYFTEVGNFPATDLKTINSLWLVHSEGKFGFTVQREIWLSLGKNWENLWEKIGWKKGNNWTRYPNEFTWDLSAPRGHLPLSNQLRGVRVIASLLSHPAWN
- a CDS encoding NADP-dependent isocitrate dehydrogenase is translated as MYDKITPPTTGAKITFKNGEPIVPDNPIIPFIRGDGTGIDIWPATEKVLDAAVETAYKGKRKISWFKIYAGDEACELYGTYQYLPQDTQTAIKEYGVAIKGPLTTPVGGGIRSLNVALRQIFDLYACVRPCRYYAGTPSPHKNPEKLDVIVYRENTEDIYLGIEWRQGDEIGARLISMLNNELIPATPEHGKKRIPLDSGIGIKPISKKGSQRLVRRAIKHALQLPKNKQQVTLVHKGNIMKYTEGAFRDWGYELATTEFRNETITERESWILSNKEKNANISLEENAQMIDPGFNALTKEKQAQIVKEVETVLNSIWETHGNGKWKDKIMVNDRIADSIFQQIQTRPDEYSILATMNLNGDYLSDAAAAIVGGLGMGPGANIGDACAIFEATHGTAPKHAGLDKINPGSVILSGVMMLEFMGWQEAADLIKKGLGDAIANSQVTYDLARLLEPPVEPLKCSEFADAIIKHFS
- the mtnA gene encoding S-methyl-5-thioribose-1-phosphate isomerase; protein product: MNSSTNQVYPVIWHNNSVSLIDQTRLPNEYAFVEIHRCSDMAQAIKTMIVRGAPAIGVAAAYGMYLGAREIETSDRNQFLNQLDKVAQLLRTTRPTAVNLFWAISRMLKTAYETFGTVEDIKQTLLNTARSINAEDLQTCYAIGDNGLKVLPQTPEKLTILTHCNAGALATAGYGTALGVVRSVFREGRLARVFADETRPRLQGAKLTAWECVQEGIPVTLITDSMAAHCMKEGLIDIVVVGADRIAANGDTANKIGTYSLALVAKAHNIPFYVAAPLSTVDFSLSHGNEIPIEERNPEEIYQIGDTIITPTGAEFYNPAFDVTPAQLITGIITENGVFAPGELTKSRIKQFA
- a CDS encoding acyltransferase, with the protein product MKIEQLFSKSQRFQELLFLSLVGALPTILLGPKLRNILYRSLFARMGKTVFIQEGVEFIKASCIEVGDGVFLFKGARIDARGHENNRIYLNDKVAIERNVSIGCLEDSYIEIDQETFIGPGVCIAGPGDIKIGKRCLIAANAGIYANNHNFVDPIEPIKYQGITCKGIVIEDDCWLGHGVVVLDGVTIGEGSVIGAGAVVTKDIPPFSVAVGVPAKVIKSRTRKQLLNITE